In Stenotrophomonas sp. ESTM1D_MKCIP4_1, a single genomic region encodes these proteins:
- a CDS encoding DUF6708 domain-containing protein translates to MMQHDSATPNPPLKLPQRNRQASPRAFTHGGVMDVYEHGISFVDQMSAMRGYASSCGWVGVFSAVLGLYISFFITGVSWVTILQFVLLFVFLLFVQIDWVGYRAEPVLFDQPARKVHVFKSLGLPWWQWGWNLFGRPRCEVQSYDWNCVSAEVVSYTIFTGQVPRREASLVLTITDHPGGTLEIQRVGVGPSFGFGNQSGPAERWEFIRRMMEGVGPVWTAGESRYQDFGVGLGEALTIAQPLIGPGSHQYWKKGPAMWLLGTVSLIALPLTAFIGLNRYVSYRLQRKPRWPAEVLQSVGAGPFTDAILRERLSLEKPAATGKRRSKHPSSI, encoded by the coding sequence ATGATGCAGCATGATTCAGCTACACCCAACCCACCGCTGAAGCTTCCGCAAAGGAATCGCCAGGCCTCCCCGCGAGCCTTCACGCATGGTGGTGTGATGGACGTCTACGAGCATGGCATCTCGTTCGTGGATCAAATGAGTGCCATGCGTGGATATGCCAGCAGCTGTGGTTGGGTTGGTGTGTTTTCGGCAGTGCTTGGGCTCTACATTTCATTCTTCATCACTGGCGTCAGCTGGGTGACGATTCTCCAATTTGTCCTGCTCTTTGTTTTCCTGCTTTTTGTCCAGATCGATTGGGTCGGTTACCGTGCCGAACCGGTCCTGTTTGATCAACCGGCAAGAAAAGTTCATGTATTCAAGTCACTCGGACTACCTTGGTGGCAGTGGGGCTGGAACCTGTTCGGTCGACCTCGTTGTGAAGTGCAATCCTACGATTGGAATTGCGTCAGCGCAGAGGTCGTCAGCTACACCATTTTCACCGGCCAGGTGCCTCGCCGGGAAGCCAGTCTGGTGCTTACGATCACAGATCACCCGGGAGGCACTCTGGAGATCCAGCGTGTAGGTGTTGGGCCAAGCTTTGGCTTTGGCAATCAGTCCGGCCCTGCGGAGCGGTGGGAGTTCATCCGTCGAATGATGGAAGGTGTCGGCCCTGTCTGGACGGCCGGTGAGTCGCGCTATCAAGACTTCGGAGTAGGCCTTGGTGAAGCGTTGACCATTGCGCAGCCTCTCATTGGTCCAGGTTCCCATCAGTACTGGAAGAAGGGCCCAGCAATGTGGCTGCTGGGTACGGTCAGCCTGATCGCGCTGCCCTTGACCGCGTTCATTGGACTCAATCGCTACGTTAGCTATCGGTTGCAGCGGAAGCCGCGATGGCCAGCCGAGGTCCTGCAGTCGGTGGGGGCCGGCCCATTCACCGATGCGATTCTGAGGGAGCGGCTCAGCCTCGAGAAGCCGGCCGCGACTGGAAAGAGACGATCTAAGCATCCGTCGTCCATCTGA
- a CDS encoding DUF4123 domain-containing protein, with the protein MSNWPSSPEQLAEQATLVLRRAFERLRTQALVVLVDPTLTDPWDALSDHLPSGSVRMRVPIKHPDITPANSPYLIVIGDERTQERLVSKTLELAARECLKGIDTARSSRAICGWLPVDSTTASNPAALLRGLAACATVERSSDKPLYFRYFDPRVMAQLESILSPGQRRALIHPALGWLFLHPAGRMHALELGVDAAVGHESFSMTREQLSELDRVPWLQQLRFQSRQWGTAPPPEDAQLDIALAQAQRAGLMAQEDCLVHATCSFLLGPSFHAHEYVSSLLEASRGVPGRFASGMARLTDVQLQEIRDSVDETSIRQGSRHD; encoded by the coding sequence ATGAGCAACTGGCCTTCATCACCCGAACAGCTGGCCGAGCAGGCCACGCTGGTACTGAGGCGTGCATTTGAGCGTTTACGAACCCAAGCGCTCGTGGTCCTTGTGGATCCAACGCTGACCGATCCATGGGACGCATTGTCAGATCACCTGCCGAGCGGATCGGTCCGTATGCGAGTTCCGATCAAGCACCCTGACATCACGCCGGCCAACAGTCCCTATCTGATCGTGATAGGCGATGAGCGCACGCAGGAGCGTTTGGTCAGCAAGACGCTTGAACTGGCAGCTCGGGAATGTCTGAAAGGGATCGACACAGCCCGCAGCAGCAGGGCGATCTGTGGCTGGTTGCCTGTGGATTCCACGACGGCGTCCAATCCCGCTGCATTGCTGCGTGGCTTGGCCGCATGCGCGACTGTTGAAAGGAGCAGCGATAAGCCGCTCTATTTCCGGTATTTCGACCCCAGGGTCATGGCGCAGCTGGAAAGCATCCTGTCTCCCGGTCAGCGCCGTGCACTCATTCATCCAGCACTGGGCTGGTTGTTCCTGCACCCGGCTGGTCGCATGCATGCGCTGGAGCTCGGCGTAGACGCAGCGGTCGGGCATGAATCTTTCTCAATGACCCGCGAGCAGCTCAGCGAACTGGATCGCGTCCCATGGCTGCAACAGCTGCGTTTCCAGTCCCGCCAGTGGGGCACGGCGCCCCCCCCCGAAGATGCGCAGCTGGACATTGCGCTGGCGCAAGCGCAGCGAGCCGGCCTGATGGCGCAGGAAGATTGTCTGGTCCACGCCACGTGCAGCTTTCTGCTCGGGCCGAGCTTCCACGCGCACGAATATGTTTCATCGCTGCTGGAGGCGTCGCGGGGAGTACCCGGGCGCTTCGCCTCCGGAATGGCGCGATTGACCGATGTTCAACTGCAGGAAATCCGCGACTCAGTGGATGAGACCAGTATCAGGCAAGGGAGCCGTCATGACTGA
- a CDS encoding PAAR domain-containing protein, which yields MARPFIVVGDKLSHGGSVVAGTGQTDINGKAVARVGDRAACAVHGATTIVSGDATVIIDGQPVARDGDRTACGATLVASQAVTGLR from the coding sequence ATGGCACGACCGTTTATCGTCGTCGGTGACAAGCTCAGCCACGGCGGCAGCGTGGTCGCGGGCACCGGCCAGACCGACATCAATGGAAAGGCTGTAGCGCGTGTTGGTGACCGCGCTGCCTGTGCCGTACACGGTGCGACGACCATCGTCAGCGGCGATGCCACTGTCATCATTGACGGCCAACCTGTAGCGCGCGACGGCGACCGCACAGCATGTGGGGCGACACTGGTCGCTTCACAGGCCGTGACGGGCCTGCGCTGA
- a CDS encoding DUF6708 domain-containing protein, with protein MSQFAGWLAQRYRNDRPLTEYERRADVRQFDSSTFTPIDKGIIAIDDDCIEYVDRHFRYRGWALMGASVFIGLGLAFLVAILHATASLVDRAGPLETGDAYAIGGLIALVVGFLVFIFWKLLLRDILRYQYYPVRFDRVAQRVHVFTGEGGKVVSASWQDVKFVIGRDKPVGHDEGFTYDLRGLVMRGDQVVHTFAVGSDSGSSPAITLAHWEMIRRFMEEGRSALPFPPLQLYTSLEPSFRNAFIIHVSSAGDGLMLIALPLTLPWAMFRFLAMKLCRKPVWPASTASIAVHGPSDQPPLRAPAVYGRVNHAGGRADEMERFWRESIAAAKARDDEVRQQLKAAVTKA; from the coding sequence ATGAGTCAGTTCGCCGGCTGGCTCGCCCAGCGGTATCGCAACGATCGTCCATTGACCGAGTATGAGAGGCGCGCCGATGTGCGCCAGTTTGACTCGTCCACGTTCACCCCGATCGATAAGGGAATCATCGCTATTGATGATGATTGCATTGAGTATGTTGATCGTCACTTTCGATATCGAGGGTGGGCGCTCATGGGTGCGAGCGTGTTCATTGGGCTGGGGCTTGCATTCCTTGTCGCGATATTGCACGCGACCGCCTCGCTGGTTGATCGAGCGGGTCCGCTCGAAACGGGCGATGCGTATGCAATCGGAGGCTTGATCGCTCTCGTTGTCGGATTCCTGGTATTCATCTTCTGGAAGTTGCTCTTGCGAGATATCCTGCGCTATCAGTACTACCCGGTAAGATTTGATCGAGTAGCGCAGCGGGTACATGTCTTCACCGGTGAGGGAGGTAAGGTCGTTTCGGCATCATGGCAGGACGTGAAATTCGTTATTGGCAGGGACAAGCCTGTGGGCCATGACGAGGGTTTCACGTACGACCTCCGTGGACTTGTGATGCGAGGGGATCAGGTCGTCCATACGTTTGCGGTCGGTTCCGACAGCGGCTCCAGTCCGGCAATCACGCTTGCACATTGGGAAATGATTCGGCGCTTCATGGAGGAGGGGCGTTCCGCACTGCCATTCCCGCCGCTGCAGCTCTACACCTCGCTTGAACCCAGTTTCCGCAATGCATTCATCATCCACGTGTCATCTGCAGGTGACGGTTTGATGTTGATCGCGCTGCCTTTGACGTTGCCGTGGGCGATGTTCCGCTTCCTCGCGATGAAACTCTGCCGTAAGCCGGTTTGGCCTGCGTCCACCGCAAGCATCGCAGTGCATGGCCCATCCGATCAGCCGCCGCTGCGCGCGCCGGCAGTGTACGGCCGGGTAAATCATGCAGGTGGCCGTGCCGATGAGATGGAGCGTTTCTGGAGGGAGTCGATTGCAGCGGCGAAGGCCCGTGACGACGAAGTCCGCCAGCAGCTGAAGGCGGCCGTCACGAAGGCCTGA
- a CDS encoding T6SS effector BTH_I2691 family protein: MTDKQATPPVSSAVRSAANSKGETPGQCRNCTGKQGLAILPLCFAPAPGYMNKWLSADAASVAELARLGKALNAPDGSATWYYLRTLPTGYLYIYKPDNTWDAYVVGTDGMLNRMPVNAVSPKPDETSLTTCRREGHSNVKPRFITLDPKLEKVWMAFSQHRWTPDVIAEFEADTDGCRTQRMTELDVQQAAQGNVGSGKAVHFGMVVSEDSLRGVADFTPAAFQARLHEFVPRAVLDLSAGAGALSAAMAAASAETPLGKGVALVIPDPVGVADDHNALRFMARQRYEGWKGGGARVDGGGIDKVRAWKRQSATHVAYVETWARERAEWEGMQTPKAIQRAGEMSREQGAFLITEREFQQKHGKAVNEPLRKNGGLNPWHRARWVPSIDPATNKPRMTVSKFSQTNDPDDYDPRWKPEPLGGTQFSEEYLAANGQYHGAIRVKDKLERYRKRLDVDALSQFNQQYAQESRDWETTVKAIDEDFAKFSSGPWPGIVCANDFGGRKPARSQQPAQIRDSVDNAVARLRTVECFYGGGAVSDASFDLLNTFFKLDPSDEKNWFAGALLEGFDLLGTAMAPGNAGTVYSAVLGGAMLPKSWWADFRAYQQAAVSSVESLVGSMQQVASESRARALSSAKGAGAKAAATELAAIAKSEVIWVRAAALWDYIDTGKEHYSINVRMKAGEYLDAIAQGDPLGAGAFEVTGRGTGSRGASRQGARNSKKFFEALKKRPEFSADITVPIIVEKATLERAAGKSNITPLYNIGEASGVAQLPTDMAERLVQSNTIYRQRGLAGIAGREVAFSGLGIILSIRQFWDAVLKLGDTSGFNFADASVNVVGGVAGTFGGAMEIAAFVSESAGQRGAPVAASLLAAEVNRAIMFRMLAGVGAGVGTLMSGISAYVSAVRTKGEGQIEASHNYMVAAGLLSASGAAMIGGSLISWKAAVAARVGQQVAMRILGGVAIRTSAGALVGASATGVGIVLLIIGIAWALYAASLEHDENEKFLDRSFFGKHERSEGRFGGSPIPDEDEWTGKGLDQEILALGALAIGLWATIDNWQDNVFSKDAILATISVANWKPGERVLKYRLEAHGSMPDRTLASVPAGVEIASGSTPQLSLEPSKDAEGLHSAQIEVPIENKYNAVRLVYSLFDAGEEQPLAQGEVWEKD; this comes from the coding sequence ATGACTGACAAGCAAGCTACACCCCCCGTCTCCAGTGCCGTTCGCTCAGCAGCGAACAGCAAGGGAGAAACGCCGGGGCAATGCCGGAACTGCACTGGAAAGCAGGGTCTGGCCATTCTGCCTCTCTGCTTTGCGCCCGCGCCTGGCTACATGAACAAGTGGCTGTCAGCCGATGCAGCGTCAGTTGCCGAACTGGCACGCCTGGGTAAAGCGCTGAATGCGCCGGATGGCTCTGCGACCTGGTACTACCTGCGGACGCTGCCGACTGGATATCTATACATCTACAAGCCAGACAATACCTGGGACGCCTACGTCGTCGGAACCGACGGCATGCTCAACCGCATGCCGGTAAATGCGGTGTCGCCCAAGCCCGATGAGACGTCGCTGACGACATGCCGGCGAGAAGGCCACAGCAACGTCAAACCGCGCTTCATCACGCTCGACCCGAAGTTGGAAAAGGTCTGGATGGCCTTCAGCCAGCATCGCTGGACGCCGGATGTGATTGCTGAGTTCGAGGCTGACACCGACGGCTGCCGTACGCAGCGGATGACTGAATTGGATGTCCAACAAGCGGCCCAAGGCAACGTGGGCAGTGGCAAGGCGGTCCACTTCGGCATGGTCGTAAGCGAAGACAGCCTGCGCGGTGTTGCTGACTTCACGCCTGCGGCGTTCCAGGCACGGCTGCATGAATTCGTACCTCGCGCCGTCCTGGATCTCTCTGCCGGTGCTGGTGCGCTGAGCGCAGCAATGGCGGCAGCTTCTGCGGAGACGCCACTGGGCAAGGGTGTGGCTCTGGTTATTCCGGACCCGGTAGGCGTTGCAGATGATCATAATGCGCTGCGATTCATGGCACGCCAGCGCTATGAAGGTTGGAAGGGCGGTGGCGCGCGCGTGGACGGAGGCGGGATCGATAAAGTACGCGCGTGGAAGCGACAGTCGGCCACCCATGTGGCCTATGTAGAGACCTGGGCACGCGAACGGGCCGAATGGGAAGGCATGCAGACACCCAAGGCAATTCAGCGGGCTGGCGAGATGAGCCGCGAGCAGGGTGCTTTTCTCATCACCGAGCGTGAGTTCCAGCAGAAGCATGGCAAGGCGGTGAATGAGCCGCTCCGCAAGAATGGCGGGCTGAATCCGTGGCATCGGGCGCGCTGGGTGCCATCCATCGACCCGGCCACGAACAAGCCGCGCATGACGGTGTCGAAGTTTTCCCAGACCAATGACCCGGACGATTATGACCCGCGCTGGAAGCCCGAGCCGCTCGGTGGCACCCAGTTTTCCGAGGAATACCTGGCTGCCAATGGACAATACCATGGCGCAATTCGCGTAAAGGACAAGCTCGAGCGCTATCGCAAGCGTCTCGACGTGGATGCCTTGAGCCAATTCAACCAGCAGTACGCGCAGGAGAGCAGGGACTGGGAGACCACGGTAAAGGCGATCGACGAAGATTTTGCGAAGTTCTCCTCCGGGCCATGGCCAGGAATCGTATGCGCGAATGACTTCGGTGGCCGCAAGCCGGCGCGGTCGCAGCAGCCTGCTCAGATTCGTGACTCGGTGGACAACGCTGTAGCGAGATTACGCACCGTCGAGTGCTTCTATGGCGGAGGGGCGGTCTCTGACGCGTCCTTTGATCTTCTCAATACCTTCTTCAAGCTTGATCCCTCCGACGAGAAGAACTGGTTCGCCGGCGCGCTGCTGGAAGGTTTCGATCTGCTGGGTACGGCGATGGCGCCAGGAAATGCCGGCACCGTCTACTCGGCAGTACTCGGCGGCGCCATGTTGCCCAAGTCTTGGTGGGCTGATTTTCGCGCGTATCAGCAGGCCGCGGTCAGCTCGGTGGAAAGCCTTGTAGGCTCCATGCAGCAGGTTGCGAGCGAGAGCCGCGCGCGCGCCTTGAGCAGTGCAAAGGGTGCGGGTGCAAAGGCAGCGGCAACCGAGCTCGCTGCCATTGCCAAGAGTGAAGTCATCTGGGTGCGCGCGGCTGCCCTTTGGGACTACATCGATACAGGCAAAGAGCACTATTCGATCAATGTGAGGATGAAAGCGGGCGAGTATCTGGATGCCATCGCTCAGGGTGATCCACTGGGCGCAGGGGCCTTTGAGGTTACTGGCAGGGGAACGGGTTCACGTGGAGCATCGCGGCAAGGAGCGAGGAATTCCAAGAAATTCTTCGAGGCCCTGAAGAAGCGTCCAGAGTTCAGTGCTGACATTACCGTCCCGATCATCGTTGAAAAGGCGACGCTGGAGCGGGCGGCCGGCAAGTCCAATATCACGCCGCTCTACAACATCGGAGAAGCCTCGGGTGTTGCGCAGTTGCCGACGGACATGGCGGAGCGACTTGTCCAGAGCAATACCATCTATCGCCAGCGCGGCCTGGCTGGCATCGCAGGCCGTGAAGTGGCGTTCTCCGGTCTGGGCATCATTCTGTCCATCCGGCAGTTCTGGGATGCAGTGCTCAAACTTGGCGATACATCGGGCTTCAATTTCGCCGATGCGTCCGTGAATGTGGTGGGCGGCGTGGCCGGTACATTCGGCGGAGCCATGGAGATTGCGGCCTTCGTCTCCGAATCGGCGGGCCAGCGGGGTGCGCCTGTAGCGGCCTCTCTTCTTGCCGCAGAGGTGAATCGCGCGATCATGTTCCGCATGCTTGCTGGCGTCGGAGCGGGCGTAGGCACGCTGATGAGTGGCATTTCCGCGTATGTGAGTGCCGTGCGCACCAAGGGCGAGGGGCAGATTGAGGCCTCTCACAACTACATGGTTGCTGCGGGACTGCTGTCAGCATCGGGTGCGGCAATGATCGGTGGGTCGCTCATCAGCTGGAAAGCTGCGGTAGCAGCAAGAGTGGGCCAGCAGGTTGCAATGCGCATTCTGGGTGGAGTTGCAATCCGCACCTCCGCTGGCGCCCTGGTTGGTGCAAGCGCCACAGGTGTAGGTATCGTGCTGTTGATCATCGGCATCGCGTGGGCCCTGTATGCAGCCAGCCTTGAGCACGACGAGAATGAAAAGTTCCTGGACAGAAGCTTCTTCGGCAAGCACGAGCGTTCTGAGGGAAGGTTCGGTGGATCACCAATTCCAGACGAGGATGAGTGGACTGGAAAGGGATTGGATCAGGAAATTCTTGCGCTGGGAGCGCTGGCTATCGGGCTGTGGGCGACCATCGACAACTGGCAGGACAACGTGTTCAGCAAGGATGCGATTCTTGCGACGATTTCCGTGGCCAACTGGAAGCCGGGCGAGCGCGTGCTGAAGTACCGCCTGGAAGCACACGGGTCGATGCCTGATCGGACGCTGGCCTCGGTACCTGCTGGTGTGGAGATTGCCAGTGGTTCTACCCCGCAGCTCTCGCTTGAGCCCAGCAAGGACGCCGAAGGCCTCCATTCGGCACAGATCGAGGTGCCTATCGAAAACAAGTACAACGCAGTGCGGCTGGTCTATTCCTTGTTTGATGCCGGAGAAGAACAACCCCTGGCCCAGGGTGAAGTGTGGGAAAAGGACTGA
- a CDS encoding M15 family metallopeptidase — translation MAIAVVMLVAVVCWVLLFPESVESLRAMLGATLGRFRRKAGRVGGRVGDGVTRVRSGVREEAGAAHSAIRRHWPIMAIAAAALLIPPTVILVTRKTVVLEDFRGDDFAESGSMVAQLLRGERLAPPPPPPPEVFTTAEVRRLRPEIVTADRKWDQIDPDLQQRVLAIYEVMRRQYGYEMVLIEGYRSPERQAELMAGGKATRAGAWQSCHQYGLGVDSAPIRDGKLQWDMNDAWTKRGYFLYGELAEQAGLDWGGNWRSIKDYVHVEMTGRCRAARAAKREELSRQG, via the coding sequence ATGGCCATTGCCGTTGTAATGCTGGTGGCCGTGGTGTGCTGGGTTTTGCTGTTCCCGGAAAGCGTCGAGTCGCTGCGCGCAATGCTGGGCGCAACGCTGGGTCGTTTTCGTCGCAAGGCGGGCCGGGTTGGGGGGCGGGTCGGCGATGGTGTGACGCGGGTGCGCAGTGGGGTTCGTGAAGAAGCGGGCGCTGCGCACAGCGCGATTCGTCGCCATTGGCCGATTATGGCGATTGCCGCCGCAGCGCTGCTGATTCCTCCAACTGTGATATTGGTCACACGAAAGACGGTGGTGCTCGAAGATTTTCGGGGCGATGATTTCGCAGAGTCGGGATCAATGGTCGCGCAGCTGTTGCGCGGGGAACGTCTGGCGCCGCCGCCGCCACCGCCGCCGGAAGTTTTCACCACGGCAGAAGTGCGGCGGTTGCGGCCGGAAATCGTCACGGCGGATCGAAAGTGGGACCAGATCGACCCTGATCTGCAGCAACGTGTGCTGGCCATTTACGAGGTCATGCGGCGCCAGTATGGGTATGAGATGGTGCTGATTGAGGGCTACCGCAGCCCGGAGCGGCAGGCTGAGCTCATGGCGGGCGGCAAGGCCACCCGTGCAGGGGCATGGCAGAGCTGCCACCAGTATGGTCTGGGCGTGGACAGCGCACCGATCCGCGACGGCAAGCTGCAGTGGGATATGAATGATGCGTGGACCAAGCGCGGGTATTTCCTCTACGGAGAACTTGCCGAGCAGGCTGGATTGGACTGGGGTGGCAACTGGCGGAGCATCAAGGATTACGTTCACGTGGAAATGACAGGGCGTTGCCGCGCTGCACGGGCAGCCAAGCGTGAAGAGCTTTCACGCCAAGGGTGA
- a CDS encoding DUF6708 domain-containing protein has translation MLASVPDILLPEVDKDSVMYTGWMQKFAVGHTLSAETSASRLDRHVAQAAAPDERASLVRFNSTCIDLIDRRFRLRGMVSTTVVLLGTLGLFLLGFFLLFTLVMPNLEGDVWDWVMYAMVAGCVIGAPALFWHTTLKYEFFTYTWYPTRFNRRNRLVYFFTGGKEGAVAVPWEDAVFYIGRGTTQAFLRDLRCSVVEDRVVKRTFAVGHYFDDEQKIKGLWEFVRRYMEDGPDAVVDSIDGRQMNLSVKPSWRNCYLFVVASLGPAMLEARFLLLPLLLPLVLCRWLVLRSCRMPEWPPWVEAACNVDPDDPLKLAEAELMAQEPRR, from the coding sequence GTGCTGGCTTCCGTGCCTGATATTCTCCTGCCGGAGGTCGACAAGGACAGCGTCATGTACACCGGATGGATGCAGAAATTTGCCGTAGGTCACACGCTCTCCGCTGAAACGTCGGCCTCACGGTTGGACAGGCATGTCGCGCAGGCCGCCGCACCTGACGAACGCGCTTCACTGGTCCGCTTCAACTCAACCTGCATTGATCTGATCGACCGGCGTTTCAGGCTGCGCGGCATGGTGTCGACCACCGTGGTGCTGCTGGGCACGCTGGGCTTGTTCCTGCTTGGTTTCTTCCTTCTCTTCACGCTGGTAATGCCCAACCTTGAGGGCGACGTGTGGGATTGGGTGATGTACGCGATGGTGGCGGGGTGTGTGATCGGCGCGCCGGCCCTGTTCTGGCACACGACACTCAAGTACGAGTTCTTTACGTACACCTGGTACCCGACTCGGTTCAATCGTCGCAACCGGTTGGTCTACTTCTTCACCGGCGGCAAAGAAGGGGCAGTGGCCGTGCCTTGGGAAGACGCGGTGTTCTATATCGGACGAGGAACCACCCAGGCGTTCCTGCGCGATCTGCGCTGCAGCGTCGTCGAAGATCGCGTGGTCAAGCGCACCTTTGCCGTTGGGCACTACTTCGATGACGAGCAGAAGATCAAAGGCCTCTGGGAGTTCGTCAGACGCTACATGGAAGATGGCCCGGACGCCGTGGTCGACAGCATCGACGGCCGGCAGATGAATCTCTCAGTGAAGCCGTCATGGCGCAACTGCTATCTGTTCGTCGTTGCCAGCCTGGGGCCCGCCATGTTGGAGGCTCGGTTCCTCTTGTTGCCGCTGCTGTTGCCACTGGTCCTGTGCCGCTGGCTGGTGCTGCGCTCCTGTCGCATGCCGGAATGGCCGCCGTGGGTGGAGGCGGCGTGCAACGTCGACCCGGATGACCCGTTGAAGCTGGCCGAGGCGGAGCTCATGGCACAGGAGCCGCGCCGATGA
- a CDS encoding DUF6708 domain-containing protein, whose translation MSHFAGWLAQRYRNNRPLTEYEIAADVRNFDSSSMTPLDKGIIYLDDECIECVDRHFRYRGWGAMGGLVVLGLVTAFVLAIVYATLEMHAEGKSLSQEMRITVGALSVLILGLVAFTYWMLLGRDIFRYQYYPVRFDRREMKIHIFTGGRDKAMSVPWTDVKFVIGRDKPIGPDEGYTYDFRGLVMRGDQVVHTFAVGSDCGPNPAIVLAHWEMIRRFMEEGRSALPYPPLQLYTSVEPSFRNAFIIHVSSAGAGLMLIALPLTLPWAIFRFLAMKLCWRPVWPAAIVRREASDSSGRPALRAPKVYGRVNHADGRADEMERFWKASIAAAKARNDEVREQLNRGVRGH comes from the coding sequence ATGAGTCATTTCGCAGGCTGGCTTGCGCAGCGATATCGCAACAATCGTCCCTTGACGGAGTACGAGATCGCTGCGGATGTTCGCAATTTCGACTCGTCAAGCATGACGCCCCTGGATAAGGGCATCATTTACCTCGACGATGAGTGCATTGAGTGTGTGGACCGCCATTTCCGCTATCGCGGCTGGGGCGCAATGGGGGGATTGGTAGTTCTCGGTCTTGTAACCGCCTTCGTTCTGGCGATTGTATATGCAACCTTGGAGATGCATGCCGAAGGGAAGTCCTTAAGTCAGGAAATGAGGATCACGGTGGGTGCGCTCAGCGTGCTCATTCTCGGTCTTGTCGCCTTCACGTATTGGATGCTTCTGGGCAGGGATATCTTCAGGTATCAGTACTACCCCGTCCGGTTTGATCGGCGTGAAATGAAGATTCATATCTTCACGGGTGGGCGCGATAAGGCGATGTCGGTTCCATGGACAGACGTGAAGTTCGTCATCGGAAGAGACAAGCCAATCGGGCCTGATGAAGGATATACCTATGACTTCAGGGGCCTGGTGATGCGCGGCGATCAGGTCGTCCACACTTTTGCCGTTGGCTCCGATTGCGGCCCGAACCCAGCCATTGTGCTGGCGCACTGGGAGATGATCCGGCGCTTCATGGAAGAAGGGCGATCCGCGCTGCCGTATCCGCCGCTGCAGTTGTACACCTCGGTGGAGCCGAGCTTCCGCAATGCGTTCATCATCCATGTGTCATCCGCAGGCGCGGGCCTGATGTTGATCGCACTGCCACTGACCCTGCCATGGGCGATCTTCCGCTTTCTGGCGATGAAGCTGTGCTGGAGGCCGGTCTGGCCTGCAGCCATCGTGAGGCGCGAGGCATCCGACTCCTCCGGCAGGCCAGCCCTGCGAGCGCCGAAAGTGTACGGGCGGGTGAATCATGCGGATGGCCGTGCCGACGAGATGGAGCGCTTCTGGAAAGCGTCAATCGCTGCGGCGAAGGCGCGCAATGATGAGGTTCGCGAACAGCTCAACCGTGGCGTGCGCGGGCACTGA